DNA from Streptomyces sp. Edi4:
CTCGGGCTCCTGCCACGCGGTTTGGGCACCGATTCGTACGCCGAGCGACCAAGGGGCGTCACCGTTACGGTCGGGCATCCACCGCGGTGGCCACTCCACAGCCTCCCGGGGGCCGTCGAGCGTGGGGCCGAGCACCAGGCGCCGCTTGGATGACTCGGGGTGCAGTAGAGGCAGGCCGGCCTCGGCCAGGTGAACCGCGAGCATGCCCGGCAGGATCTGGAAGAAGCCGCGTGTCGGCGCCGCTGTCCCGTTAGGCGCGACTGTCCAGACGGTTACGGGGACGTCCTCCGTGTCGCGGGTGCGTTCGAGGTCTTCGGCGTCGAGGAGCTGGTACCAGTCGATGTGCGGACGGTCGGCGGTGACGAAGACGCTGGCCCAGGTTGCGACGACGGTGTGGACGATGGCCGTGGGCACGGGTTCGATAGAGGCGATCCAGTACTTGTCCTGGTCGTCCAGCCCCCAGTTGGCGACATCCACGACGTTGCGGTCTACGGCGCGCAGGAGGTCGGCGAGAGCGCGGACAGGCAAGCCGTCCCGAGTGTGGCGTGGGCGGTACTGGCTTTGCAGGAGGCGCAGCCATCGTGAGGGAAAACGGAGCGTGTGCAGCCGCCGTGGCGGCAGCGCCCCCTGCTCGATCGTGCCGGACATACACGCGATGCGCGGGTAGGGTTGCGGCTTTGTCGTTACGGTCACGGTTCCCAGTCCATGTTCTCCAGGCACTGCAGCATCAGCTCGTAGAGCACCTCAGCGGCAGCGCGGTCGCGCTCGTCAACCGGCTCGGCGGGCCGGATCTTGTCGCGCAGGGCGCGCTCCATGGCAATGAGAATGCTCGTGTTCGCGGTATCTGCGGCGGTGTCGAAACGGGCGTGTCGCGGCGCGAAGGCGGGGTCGCAGAAATACACCTCGACCGGTTGGCCACCGCGGATGGATCGGCAGATCGTCTGCCACATCGAGGTGATCGAGTTCCACACAAACGCGCGATGTGCCCGGCCGCGTAGACGGCGGAAGACCACCGGTCGGCCCACCAGGGTGTGCCAGTCCATGCGGCTCTCTTGGCGCAGTCCAGCAGCTGCGCGGACGATCGACGTGGGCGCGAGGAGAGGGTCGAGCAGCTTGGCCATCGAAGAGCGGTTGGACAGGCCCATGGCCAAGTCCAGCTCGTCGGGTGGCGGATGCTGACGGCTGAGGAAGAACTCTGCGCCGAAGGCGGCCACACCATCGGTGTTGAGCACGTTGACGGCACGTTCGATCGACAGCTGGGCGGCCGTGAGAGCGTCGTGCTCGCTCAGACCGAAGCGGTGAACATCACGACGCTGAATCCCGTGCGGCCCTGGTGTCTCCGCGTCCTTGACCACGTGCTGGGCGGTGAAGGCGGTGCCGCTCACCAGGTACTCGGCCATGGTGCGCGCGTCGTTACCGCTCTGAGCCACCAGGAGGGCCTTACGGCGTTGCGGGGGCAGCCGTTCCAGCACGCTGCTCAGCAGTCCTTCCCGCCCGCCTGGTGGGGCGATGGAGGCCGCGACCCCGCGGACGGCTTCCTGACGCTCGTCGCCAAGGCGCCCTGAAGGAGAGATCAGCCGCCCGTCCGGAGTCCGGGCGGGGCGGAAGTGAAAGCGGCTGCGTGCGATCGCCTTGCGGTCCTCGTCGGGTTCGCGTAGCAGGAAGTCGACGGGTACGTCCACGTGGTACGTGGCCGAGTCTCCTGCCCAGCTTGTCGCCGAGAGCAGGAGAACGTTTGGTCCCTCGATCCCTTCGGCCGCCAGCAGGTCGTGCATGTGGTGCAGCAGCCAGCGGCCCACACCGCGGACCCAGAAGATACGCAGGTCGCCACTGCCTGCCCTGTTGTCCAGCCACTGGAAGGCGAGCATGTTGCCCTGCAGTGCCTCGGGCACGAAGGCGTCGTAGTCGCTTGGCGGCCGACTACTCCAGAATTCCTCGTCTCGGGAAAGCCCCAACAACCGTTCCACCGCTGGCCGGATGGTCGCCATCCTGAGATACGAGCTCCCCAGAAGCGATGTGTGATAGGCGGCGCGCAGCAGGTGGCGCGCGAACGGCAGGTACCTGCTCAGCCTGCCCACCGCCGCCGGGCCGCCCGCCGCTTCCGCGGTCTCGATCAGCCAGGCGTCGACGCGCTTGCGGAGTTCCTTGTCCGAGAGCGCGGGGTTCTCCAGGTCCGGGACGATGGCCTGGAGGGGCCCCGGCACTGGGTCGAAGGTGTGGAAGACGAACGTCTCGAAGTTTCTCCGGTAGTACTCCAGTGCCTTCTCTTCCTGCTCCTGTGGACCCTCCCCGTTGGGGCTGAGGCCGTGGAGCAGCCGCGAGAGGTCGTTGAAGAGGGAGTGGCCGGAGAAGTACGTCTCGTGCAGATGCCGGCGCAGCCGGGCGCTGCCGCCGTCCTTGTCGGGCTCGAGCAGGGCGTTGTACAGCAGATTGACCTCGTCGTCCGCCTTGCCTTTGAACCGGTAGTACTCCATTGCGCGCTGGTCTTCCAAGGGGCGGCGGCCGGTCGAGCGCAGACTGTTCTGAGCGGTGATGACCTCCTGATCCCACCAGCTACCGCCCTGTGCCACCAGCACCTGGCTCTGCAGGAACTCGTCATCCAGGGTCTGCTGTACCTTGTCGGCCTCGTCAACGATCAAGAGGTCGGCCCAGTGCTGCACCGCCTCCAGCCAGCGCAGACGTGCGTGGACGGGTTGTGCCCAGCTGACCAGCAATGCCTGTGGGGTCGTCAGCCACACATCGGCGTCGGTCATTTCTTGCTCGGCTCGGTGGACCGGACAGATCGCGAGCAGAGGGCAGTTGTACTGCTTGCCCTCAACGTCGAGCAGCCTCTCCCGGCAGGGAAAATCCTTAACAAGCAGAGGCGGGCGCTTGCCGCCCGGCGCGTCGCGGAAGGGCTCCAGAAGGCAGTTGCACGACACGTAGTCCGCTGCCACATCGGCGCTAGTCGGGAAGGCCGGCGCGTGGTCGGCAAGCACCCCGCGCCAGTATCCCGACGCGTGCGTGAAGCGGCTTCCCGCCCCGAAAATGGGAACAGCCTTTACGCCGAGGGCCCGGAAGAGCGCGGCCTTCTGCAGGCAGTCGCTCACCGACGGCAGCACGAGGACCACTTTCCGCCCACGTCTGGCTGCGGCGTACGTACCAATCAGCGCGTAGCTCGTCTTGCCGCTGTTCGGCAGACCGATGCCATGCACCAAGCCGCGCACACTGAAGCCGGTGGGCTTGGTGCGGAACCCCGGCATCTCGGGCGACCATGGCTGGAAGGCGACCTTCCGCAACCGGCCGGAGAAGTTCCGCTCAGGGATGTCTGGCCGGTTCGCGAGTACACGATCCATCCGCTGCGCCGTTTTCCGCAGCATCCTCGGCGTCAGGCGCACCGGACGTCGTTGTCGTGTGGTGAGCAGGGGCAGGGAGCGAAGCTCTACCGCAATCTCGACCTTCGGGATGGTGACCATTTCGTCGGAGCCCGTGAAGGAGTTGGTGAACCCGTACACCTCTCCGGGCTCTGCCGCCTTGGTGACCCGCAAAGGCGCGTAGGGCACAGGCCGGTCGATGACCGCCCTGTACAGCTCGAACCGGGTGGCCAGCGCCGACGGATCCCGCATCTTGTAGTGGACTGCGGCGATCTCTTCGTCTTCGTCCTGGCGGCCTGCCTGCAACCGAGTGAAGCCGCGCAGTTGGTCCGGGAGCTTGTCGTACTCGCTGAGACTTCGCAGCCAGCGGCTGCCCGATCCGTACCGTCCCAGCAGCAAGGCCAGCCGGTGCAGTCGGCCGGCCATCACGGTATCGCCGGGGCGCGGGACGACGTAGTGGGACAGCATTGACCACAAGCCGTCTACCGGCTCGTCGGGGAAGTGGTCCGCCAGGAAGGTCAGCCCGAGCTCGACGGCGAAGAACTCGCGCTTCTGCAGCGGCCGGACCGCATCCTGGGAGATGCCCTCGGCCTCCGACAGGTCTTCGTACCAGCCCGTCACCTCGCGCACGAGCCACCGCCTCGCCCCGCAAGTGCGCGCCTGATCTCCGTGAGCAGCTGCTTCTCGGTGACCACCTTGAAAGGGCGCGCGGCATCTGTGCGGCCGGCTAGCTCCGTGCGCAGGTCCGTCAGGTAGCCAGGGATTTGGGCGCGGTGCTCTGGCACCACGAGGAACCGCCGATCGCATTCAGGCTCGGCGGGCCACCTGAACGACCTGGCCAAAAGAACCGGGCTGGCCCAGTCCTTCTCGTCCGTGCCCCATAGCTCACTCCGATTCCCCCTTCGGAGACGGAAGGACACGTCCAGCGCGTCGGGCTGGTCGGTGCCCAGCCACAACAGGGGCTCCAGCCCCAGTGCACGTACTCCCTCGCAGACGCGCAGTTCGAACACGCCAGGGTCGTGAACGAACCGACGGGCACCGCGATGGAGCACCCAATAGAAGCCGAGAGTAGGTAGATGCAGACTCTCGGCGCTGGTGTCACAGCTCGGCGTGCCACAGCTCTGGTTCCGGTCCCCCAGGGCCTGCGGCAGCGGAACGCCGCACCGCCCGCAAACGGTCAGCGTCACACCGTTCTCGGCTGGCCGCCGCTCATAGGCAGTGCGCACGAACTCCATCACATACGGTTCTCCGGCCTTCGGCCCCGCCGGCAGTTCCTGCTGCAGCGCCCGTACCTCGAGGTCGCTGATCACCGGCCGCTCGATAACCAGGCGCCGCAGCCGCACGTAGATTTGCCAGGCATCGCGCGCTTCGCAGGCATTGGCTTCCACCACCAGCAGCAGCGCTTGGTGCACGCGCTGCTCTGCGATGTGGGCCTCGGGATCCCCCCAAGCGCCCCGCACAGCCTCCTCGGCGAACTCGCTCAGCTCCTCCCCGTCCAGCAGACACACGTCGCCATCGGCCGATGAGAGAGCCATCCGCAGGGGCCACCGGCCCAACGGCATCCGGCACAGCTCCAGAACCGCGTAGTCATTGCGAGGCGGCTCAAGTCCTGCCCAGAAGAACCGCCACCACAGACGCGTTACAGCCTCCTGCCAGGCTCCTGGCAGGCCAGGGTCCCCCCTCTGCGCGCTGGACCAAGGAGTACGCGGCTGGCCGAGGCTCTCCAACCGTCGCTTCGTCTCGACGAGGCCGTGCGACAACAACGCGAGCAGGATGTAGTCGTCCTCCCACACTGCCGTACCGCGTTCTGGGCCGGCCTCGTCTGCGGTCAACGCAGACACGCGGAAACCTCCCTGTCGACCTCGCGTACGTGCCGCCAGCGTTACAGGAAGGCTCGTGGTTCGTGGCGATCCCTCCCGAAACCCTCCCAATGGGTGACGTGCACTGCCCTTCCATCGTGCGTCCCACCAGGGCGCTTCGCACGTCGCCGTGGTGCGGTGCCGTCCGCCAGGCGGGAATGTCCTGGAACGCCTGGCTTTCGGTACCCGTCGTACTGGTCCGGCCCAGAGCCCACCACCAGATCGGCGATGCGCCCTGTCGCGCAGGGGGCTACCCGGGCCAGCTCAGCTGGCAGAGCACCGACGTGCGCCGAGAAGTTCGAGGTCTCAGGAGGAACGGCCGTTGCCGACTGTCGTGATCCGCGCCGTTACAGACAGTGGATTCGGCGTACGCGCGTTTGATTAGCCCTAGCCTTCAGGAGCGCCAGCGTTCGGGCGCGACGGCGTGGTGAGTCAGGAACCTCTCCATCGCGGGCGAAAGCGGCGGTTGGATCCGGAACTGCTTGCCGTACAGCTCCTCAAGGTCTGCCCACGCCTTATCGGCGAGGCCCTTTCCTCGTTCGAAGGGGTGAATCCAGAACCAGTCCAGCCAGCGTTCCCCGTCCTGGATGCTCAGCCCGGCAGCGCCGGCTGCGATTGGGAAGGTGGCTGTCACCCGCTGTGCGTCGAAGAGGACGACCTCGACTGTGGGGTCGTTGTTGTACAGGCGGCTGCGCTGTGCGGCGAAGGGCACGGAGTCGAAGCCCAGCTCTTGCTTGAAGTACTTCCCGAAGGTCTCCACGACCTTGCGTAGGCGCATGTCCCGCGTCGCGGGAATCAGTGTGCGTCCGCGTGGCTTGTCAGCTTGCAGCAGGGGGAACATCTCGATGGCATAGCGAACACGGCGTCCGTGGGGGCCGGGCCAGAAGGACTTGTACTCCTCCCGACGTTCGGCGAGAAGAGCCTCGCGATCGTCTGGGGACAGGTCGTCTATCGACACGACACCATCCTGCTACGTCGGCAAGCGGTCGCGGGAGATGTTCAGCCAATCGGTCAGCGTTCTTCGTTTCCTCCGACCTTCCCGGCGCTGTTGGTCCCATCCCGCCGGTGACTTCGACAGGGGGGCGAGGCTGGCGTATGCCCGCAGCTTCCAGGACCGCGCGTTTTCGCTGAAGTGGAGGGGTAGTCTAGGAGCTGGCCGCACGGAGGGTTCTTGGTCACACTTGAATTACATCCGTGCGGCCACTTCTGTGTCCTGGCCGTGGCCCGGCTTGCGCGCAAAAGTCAGGCGAGGTGACGGGTGTCAGGGCCATAGAATGGCCGTCGTGACCGACAACACTCAGCGCCCCGACAGCGGGCCGAACAGCGCCCCAGAACTGCCGACTCAGTACGCGCCGGCCGAGGTAGAGGGGCCGCTGTACGAGCGCTGGGTAGAGCGCGGTTACTTCGAGGCCGACGCGAAGAGCGACAAGCCCCCGTACACCATCGTCATCCCGCCGCCGAACGTCACCGGCTCCCTCCACCTGGGCCACGCCTTCGAGCACACGCTGATCGACGCCCTCGTCCGCCGCAAGCGGATGCAGGGCTTCGAGGCACTGTGGCAGCCCGGCATGGACCACGCGGGCATCGCGACGCAGAACGTCGTTGAGCGGGAGCTCGCCAAGGAAGGCAAGTCCCGGCACGACCTCGGCCGTGAGGCGTTCGTCGAGCGGGTCTGGCAGTGGAAGGCCGAGTCCGGCGGTCAGATCGCCGGGCAGATGCGGCGCCTGGGCAACGGCGTTGCGTGGAGCCGTGACCGCTTCACCATGGACGAGGGGCTCTCGCGCGCCGTCCAGACCGTCTTCAAGAAGATGTTCGACGACGACCTGATCTACCGCGCCGAGCGCATCATCAACTGGTGCCCGCGCTGTCTGACGGCCATCTCGGACATCGAGGTCGACTACCAGGACGACGACGGCGAGCTCGTCTCCATGACGTACGGCGAGGGCGAGGACACCATCGTCGTCGCCACCACCCGCGCCGAGACGATGCTGGGCGACACCGCGGTCGCCGTTCACCCCGATGACGAGCGGTACGCGCACCTCATCGGCAAGCAGATCAAGCTGCCGCTGACCGACCGTACGATCCCCGTCGTCGCGGACACACATGTGGACCCGGAGTTCGGCACCGGCGCCGTCAAGGTGACGCCGGCGCACGACCCGAATGACTTCGCCATCGGCCAGCGCCACGACCTCGAATCCATCGAGGTCCTCGACGAGCGCGGCGTCATCACCGTCCACGGCCCCTTCGAGGGCCTGGACCGCTTCGAGGCCCGATCCGCGATCGTCGCCGCCCTGCGGGCCGATGGCCGGATCGTCGCCGAGAAGCGCCCCTACGTCCACTCCGTCGGGCACTGCTCGCGTTGCAAGACGACGCTGGAGCCCCGCCTGTCGATGCAGTGGTGGGTCAAGGTCGAGACGCTCGCCAAGGCCGCCGGCGACGCCGTCCGCGACGGCCGGGTCAATATCCACCCGGCCGACATGTCGCAGCGCTACTTCGACTGGGTCGACAACCTCAACGACTGGTGCATCTCCCGCCAGTTGTGGTGGGGCCACCGCATCCCCGTCTGGCACGGCCCGGACGGCGAGCTGATCTGCGTCGGCCCCGACGAGGAGCCGCCGACCGGCGAAGGCTGGACCCAGGACACCGACGTCCTCGACACCTGGTTCTCGTCCGGTCTGTGGCCGTTCTCCACGCTGGGCTGGCCTGAGCAGACCCCCGACCTGGAGAAGTTCTACCCGAACTCCGTCCTGGTCACCGGCTACGACCTGATGTTCTTCTGGGTCGCCCGGATGATGATGTTCGGTCTGTACGCGATGGACGGCCAGCAGCCGTTCCACACGATCGCATTCCACGGCATGGTCCGCGACGAGTTCGGCAAGAAGATGTCGAAGTCGTTCGGGAACACGGTCAACCCGCTGGACTGGATGGACAAGTACGGCTCCGACGCCCTGCGCTTCACCCTGGCCCGCGGCGCCAACCCGGGCGTCGACGTCCCGATCGGTGAGGACTGGGTCCAGGCGTCCCGCAACTTCGCCAACAAGATCTGGAACGCCACGCGCTTCGCGATGATGAACGGCGCCACGGTCGAGGGCGACCTTCCGCCCACAGAACAGATGTCGGCGACCGACCGCTGGATCCTGTCGCGGCTCAACAAGACCGTGGCCGAGGCCGACGCGCTGTATGACGACTACCAGTTCGCCAAGCTCGCCGACGCCCTCTACCACTTCGCGTGGGATGAGGTCTTCGACTGGTACGTCGAGTTGTCGAAGACGACGTTCTTCGCGGGCGGCGAGCAGGCCAAGGTCTCGGCACGTGTCCTGGGCGAGGTCCTCGACGTCACCCTGCGCCTCCTGCACCCGGTCGTCCCCTTCGTCACCGACACCCTGTGGACGACGTTCACCGGGCGTGAGTCCGTCGTGATCGCGGACTGGCCGAAGGACTCGGGCTTCCGCGACGATGCGGCCGAGGAGGAGATCGAGCTGGTCCAGCGGGTCGTCACCGAGGTCCGCCGGTTCCGCTCCGACCAGGGCCTCCAGCCGGGCCAGAAGGTTCCGGCCCGTCTGAACCTGGACGGCACGGCGCTCGCCCCGCACGAGGCCGCCATCCGTCAGCTGCTCCGTCTTCAGCCGGAAGGCGAGAGCTTCAGTGCCACGGCATCGCTGCCGGTCGCCGGCGCGGAGGTCGCGCTCGACCTGTCGGGCACGATCGACGTCGCCGCGGAGCGCAAGCGCCTCGCCAAGGACCTGGCGGCCGCCGAGAAGGAGAAGGCCCAGGCGGAGGGCAAGCTCGGCAACGAGGCGTTCCTGGCGAAGGCCCCGGACAACGTGGTCGACAAGATCCGCACTCGTCTCGCGAAGGCGGAAGAGGAGATCGTCCGGCTGCAAAACCAGATCAACAGCCTGCCCGCCGCGTAGCCTCCAGTCAGACAGTGAAGCGAGCCCCGGACGTGTTTGTCCGGGGCTCGCGCATTTGCTGGGGCGGTCTCCCGTTACGGGATGCCCAGGCCCTCGAAGGGGCTAGCCAGAGAGAAGTCCCGCTGGCGGGCGACGGCAAGGGCCTGGTCGAGGTCGTACTCGGCCATGCGGATCAGGTCGACGAGCCGGGACGGCTTCGAGGCGAGAACGTCGCGCGTGATGTCCTCAGCGGAGTCGTCGCGGTTGAGGCGGTCCCGGAATAGGTCGAGGTTCTTCTCTACCACCAGCAGGGTCATATCGAACTCGGAGACCTCGGCGTTGGAGACCCTTCGCGTGCTCGTGTGGACCCGGTACTCATGGAGGGGACCGGCGATGCACACGATGTTGTTGGCCTCGCCTCGGCGAAAGCGCCCAGCGAGGAGGTTCACGGCGAACGCCCAGTCCCCCCACTTCCGCACGCGCGGGTCGTAGAGGCCACCGCGAATCGCATCGTCGCGGCGGTAGACGATCGAGGTGGGCACGTGGTGCTTGCGCAGGATCAGCTCCTCGCGGCACGGGTAGGAGGAGATGGTGAGCCCGTCAAAGTCGCCGATCATCCGCGACATGGTGTGGACGAAGGCCACGTGCGGGTGCGTCTTCAGGAACCTGACGGCGCGGTCCGGGTAGCTCCCGGACTTCAGCAGCTCCGGGGCCGTGGCCAACCGGTCGTCGGCGTCGAGTTGCATCACGTACTTGAAGCTCGCGGCATCGATGCCGGCGTTCCTGGCAGCATGGTGGCCGCTGTGCTCCTTGCGGAGGACGCGGACCTCGGCGCGCTCAGCGCACAGCGAGATGGCACGCAGCGTCTGCTGGTCATCGGAGCCGTCGTCCACGATCACGACTTCGTATGGGAAGGCGTGGGGTTGCTGGATGAGGGATTCCACGGCTTCGACGAGGTAGTCCCCGGAGTTGAAGCAGGGGATAACGAAGCTGATTCCCTCGGGCATGCTCGACTGCATGGCTTTCTCCCTGTCCCTGATCAGGCTGTCCGGTTGGCTGCGATGACGGTGGCTCGGATCGCTTCGAAGCAGTTGAGCCCGGTTCTGCTGTCTTGCTCCGCGTGCTTGGACCAGAACAGCGTGAGGTCCCAGTCCTTGTAGATCCGCTCGATGTCGCGTCGGAAGGACTCTGGGGTGTAACCAGCCTCCCCTTCGATACGGAGCAGTTGGCCGTCTGCGGATCTGCGGGTGATCGCCGTGAAGACTTCGAGGTAGTGGTAGTTCCCCCCGCCTGCATGAGCGACCGCGCTCGTGAGGAGGGCCTCGACGCTGGGTCTTGCGAGGTAATGCAGGACGTCCTTGGCGACGATGACCCCGAACTTCTGGTCGATGGTGAAGTCCTCGGCGAGGCACTGTCGGGGTTCGATCCGGTGGGCCCAATCGCC
Protein-coding regions in this window:
- a CDS encoding valine--tRNA ligase — translated: MTDNTQRPDSGPNSAPELPTQYAPAEVEGPLYERWVERGYFEADAKSDKPPYTIVIPPPNVTGSLHLGHAFEHTLIDALVRRKRMQGFEALWQPGMDHAGIATQNVVERELAKEGKSRHDLGREAFVERVWQWKAESGGQIAGQMRRLGNGVAWSRDRFTMDEGLSRAVQTVFKKMFDDDLIYRAERIINWCPRCLTAISDIEVDYQDDDGELVSMTYGEGEDTIVVATTRAETMLGDTAVAVHPDDERYAHLIGKQIKLPLTDRTIPVVADTHVDPEFGTGAVKVTPAHDPNDFAIGQRHDLESIEVLDERGVITVHGPFEGLDRFEARSAIVAALRADGRIVAEKRPYVHSVGHCSRCKTTLEPRLSMQWWVKVETLAKAAGDAVRDGRVNIHPADMSQRYFDWVDNLNDWCISRQLWWGHRIPVWHGPDGELICVGPDEEPPTGEGWTQDTDVLDTWFSSGLWPFSTLGWPEQTPDLEKFYPNSVLVTGYDLMFFWVARMMMFGLYAMDGQQPFHTIAFHGMVRDEFGKKMSKSFGNTVNPLDWMDKYGSDALRFTLARGANPGVDVPIGEDWVQASRNFANKIWNATRFAMMNGATVEGDLPPTEQMSATDRWILSRLNKTVAEADALYDDYQFAKLADALYHFAWDEVFDWYVELSKTTFFAGGEQAKVSARVLGEVLDVTLRLLHPVVPFVTDTLWTTFTGRESVVIADWPKDSGFRDDAAEEEIELVQRVVTEVRRFRSDQGLQPGQKVPARLNLDGTALAPHEAAIRQLLRLQPEGESFSATASLPVAGAEVALDLSGTIDVAAERKRLAKDLAAAEKEKAQAEGKLGNEAFLAKAPDNVVDKIRTRLAKAEEEIVRLQNQINSLPAA
- a CDS encoding glycosyltransferase family A protein; translated protein: MQSSMPEGISFVIPCFNSGDYLVEAVESLIQQPHAFPYEVVIVDDGSDDQQTLRAISLCAERAEVRVLRKEHSGHHAARNAGIDAASFKYVMQLDADDRLATAPELLKSGSYPDRAVRFLKTHPHVAFVHTMSRMIGDFDGLTISSYPCREELILRKHHVPTSIVYRRDDAIRGGLYDPRVRKWGDWAFAVNLLAGRFRRGEANNIVCIAGPLHEYRVHTSTRRVSNAEVSEFDMTLLVVEKNLDLFRDRLNRDDSAEDITRDVLASKPSRLVDLIRMAEYDLDQALAVARQRDFSLASPFEGLGIP
- a CDS encoding class I SAM-dependent methyltransferase, whose protein sequence is MTGPVSRASVRAFYTDAIQRGRNTAENLQAATSERFNTLLESIAEATPRVALDLGYGAGTYAIALARAGFRVVAVDQIPCDPLLRRLNGAGDWAHRIEPRQCLAEDFTIDQKFGVIVAKDVLHYLARPSVEALLTSAVAHAGGGNYHYLEVFTAITRRSADGQLLRIEGEAGYTPESFRRDIERIYKDWDLTLFWSKHAEQDSRTGLNCFEAIRATVIAANRTA